The following coding sequences are from one Melanotaenia boesemani isolate fMelBoe1 chromosome 19, fMelBoe1.pri, whole genome shotgun sequence window:
- the morn3 gene encoding MORN repeat-containing protein 3 — MPVIKRSKKNLPNSTLKDLKSQKCGLRHTVFSVSGNKYTGEWRDDKKHGKGTQVWKRPAAVYNGEWKFGKPDGYGDYSVLLPGSQEYTRRYSGGWKNGKKHGDGMYFYNNLAFYEGEWSENQRSGWGRMYYDNGDIYEGEWMKDKRDGQGIIRFSNGNWYEGTWQHGQKNGNGKFYYSDKGMLYEGFWVDGVAKCGTLSDYERDAAPTPAKLPIPKVCLVDVESVLREAESAYNGQS, encoded by the exons ATGCCAGTTATCAAACGATCTAAAAAGAATCTGCCAAACTCAACACTGAAGGATTTGAAGTCACAGAAATGCGGACTTCGACACACAGTTTTCTCTGTCAGTGGAAATAAATACACTGGAGAGTGGAGGGATGACAAGAAGCATG GCAAAGGAACTCAGGTTTGGAAGAGACCTGCTGCCGTTTATAATGGAGAatggaaatttggaaaacctgatGGGTATGGCGATTATAGTGTGCTTCTCCCAGGATCACAGGAGTACACAAGGAGGTACAGTGGTGGatggaaaaatggaaagaaacac GGTGATGGGATGTACTTCTACAACAACTTGGCATTCTATGAAGGGGAATGGAGTGAGAACCAACGGAGTGGCTGGGGAAGGATGTACTATGACAATGGAGACATCTATGAGGGAGAGTGGATGAAGGATAAACGTGATGGGCAAGGAATTATTAGATTTT CAAATGGAAACTGGTATGAAGGGACATGGCAACATGGCCAAAAGAATGGTAATGGCAAGTTCTACTATTCTGACAAAGGCATGCTCTATGAAGGTTTTTGGGTGGATGGAGTGGCAAAATGTGGAACCCTGTCTGATTATGAAAGGGATGCAGCCCCAACACCTGCCAAACTTCCAATTCCAAAG gTATGTCTGGTGGATGTGGAGTCAGTTTTAAGGGAAGCTGAATCAGCTTACAATGGTCAGTCTTGA
- the orai1b gene encoding calcium release-activated calcium channel protein 1 — protein MSLNEHSLQALSWRKLYLSRAKLKASSRTSALLSGFAMVAMVEVQLDNSYPYPPALLIAFSACTTVLVAVHLFALMVSTCILPNIEAVSNVHNLNSVKESPHERMHRHIELAWAFSTVIGTLLFLAEVVLLCWVKFLPVKPNKSSNNTVSTVSSGVAAAITSTSIMVPFGLVFIVFAVHFYRSLVSHKTDRQFQELEELSNLTRLQNELDNRGESSILQSPSSHFP, from the exons ATGAGTCTGAACGAGCATTCACTGCAAGCACTGTCCTGGAGAAAGCTGTACCTGAGTCGAGCTAAACTGAAGGCTTCTAGTCGAACATCAGCTCTGCTTTCTGGATTTGCTATG gtgGCTATGGTAGAGGTGCAGCTGGATAACAGTTATCCTTACCCACCTGCTCTTCTCATCGCCTTCAGTGCCTGCACCACTGTACTTGTGGCCGTTCACCTGTTTGCTCTGATGGTCAGCACCTGCATTTTGCCAAATATAGAGGCTGTCAGCAACGTCCACAATCTCAACTCTGTGAAGGAGTCCCCACATGAGCGGATGCACAGGCATATTGAACTGGCCTGGGCTTTTTCTACTGTCATTGGCACTTTGCTTTTTCTTGCTGAGGTAGTTCTACTCTGCTGGGTCAAATTTTTACCTGTTAAGCCCAATAAATCCAGTAATAATACAGTTTCTACGGTTTCATCTGGTGTGGCTGCTGCTATTACTTCAACCTCTATTATGGTTCCCTTTGGTTTAGTCTTCATTGTCTTTGCTGTGCATTTCTATCGCTCCTTGGTCAGCCACAAGACTGACAGACAGTTTCAGGAGCTTGAAGAGCTATCTAACCTAACCAGACTTCAAAACGAGCTTGACAACAGGGGGGAATCTTCAATTTTGCAGTCTCCAAGCTCACATTTTCCATGA